Proteins from one Kineococcus mangrovi genomic window:
- a CDS encoding metallophosphoesterase, which produces MTRILHLSDTHLVAAGALHNGVVDTTAALGHVLESLHGTGPLDAVVVSGDVSDDGTVASYATARDLVGGFARSHGAVAVFAMGNHDSREQFTDVLGPTRSVHDVDGFRLVVLDSSVPGRGYGVLDRGQLTWLRTELATPAPRGSAVVLHHSPVRAPTVLHEALRLQDPDDLLAAVAGTDVRVVLSGHYHHHAAQTYPSGLTALVAPGVANRSDPFVAHGRERALRGHGALLVEVDDTGAIFSSVLSIPSPGDGEELFVLDEETVQRIAAEAGVPR; this is translated from the coding sequence GTGACGCGGATCCTGCACCTGTCCGACACGCACCTCGTGGCCGCGGGGGCGCTGCACAACGGCGTGGTCGACACGACCGCCGCGCTCGGGCACGTGCTGGAGTCGTTGCACGGCACCGGGCCCCTGGACGCGGTCGTGGTGTCGGGTGACGTCTCGGACGACGGGACCGTCGCCTCGTACGCGACGGCCCGCGACCTCGTGGGCGGGTTCGCCCGCTCGCACGGTGCCGTCGCGGTGTTCGCGATGGGCAACCACGACTCGCGCGAGCAGTTCACCGACGTCCTCGGGCCGACCCGGTCCGTCCACGACGTCGACGGGTTCCGCCTCGTCGTGCTGGACTCCTCCGTCCCGGGGCGGGGGTACGGGGTCCTCGACCGGGGGCAGCTGACCTGGCTGCGCACCGAGCTCGCGACACCCGCACCCCGCGGGTCGGCCGTGGTGCTGCACCACTCCCCCGTCCGCGCGCCGACGGTGCTGCACGAGGCGCTGCGGCTGCAGGACCCCGACGACCTGCTCGCCGCCGTGGCGGGCACGGACGTGCGGGTGGTGCTGTCCGGGCACTACCACCACCACGCGGCGCAGACCTACCCGTCCGGTCTGACGGCGCTCGTCGCCCCCGGGGTGGCGAACCGCAGCGACCCCTTCGTCGCGCACGGGCGGGAACGGGCCCTGCGCGGGCACGGCGCGCTGCTCGTCGAGGTCGACGACACCGGGGCGATCTTCTCCAGCGTGCTGTCGATCCCCTCCCCCGGCGACGGCGAGGAGCTGTTCGTCCTCGACGAGGAGACCGTGCAGCGGATCGCGGCCGAGGCGGGGGTCCCGCGCTGA